From the Perca flavescens isolate YP-PL-M2 chromosome 21, PFLA_1.0, whole genome shotgun sequence genome, one window contains:
- the LOC114547960 gene encoding voltage-dependent anion-selective channel protein 2 isoform X1, which yields MQTLENQQRTSSIRDMVTGSKIKGSFISFGLVKLDVKTKSSSGVEFKTSGSSNVDTSKVTGTLETKYKWAEYGLTFSEKWTTENTLGTEICVEDQITKGLKLTFDTTFSPNTGKKSGKVKTAYKREYLNVGADVDLDFAGPTIHGAAVAGYDGWLAGYQMTFDSAKSKMTQSNFAVGYKTGDFQLHTNVNDGSEFSGSIYQKVNDKLETAVNLAWTAGSNGTRFGIAAKYQLDSSASISAKVNNASLVGIGYTQTLRPGMKLVLSALVDGKSINAGGHKLGLGLELEA from the exons ATGCAGACCTTGGAAAATCAGCAAAGGACATCTTCAATAAGGGATATGGTAACTGGAAGCAAGATAAAAGGCAGTTTTATAA GTTTTGGACTGGTTAAGCTTGATGTCAAGACAAAGTCTTCAAGTGGAGTG GAGTTTAAAACGTCCGGCTCATCCAACGTAGACACCAGCAAGGTCACCGGAACCCTGGAAACCAAGTACAAGTGGGCTGAGTATGGGCTGACCTTCTCAGAGAAGTGGACCACGGAAAACACACTTGGAACTGAAATTTGTGTTGAGGATCAG ATCACCAAAGGGCTGAAACTTACTTTTGACACTACATTTTCACCAAATACTGG CAAGAAGAGCGGCAAGGTCAAGACTGCTTACAAAAGGGAATACCTTAATGTTGGTGCTGATGTAGATTTAGATTTTGCTGGTCCTACGATCCATGGAGCAGCAGTGGCCGGCTACgatggctggctggctggctacCAGATGACTTTTGACTCAGCCAAATCAAAGATGACCCAGAGCAACTTTGCAGTTGGTTACAAGACTGGAGACTTCCAGCTCCACACCAATGT aaATGATGGTTCAGAGTTTAGTGGATCCATTTACCAGAAGGTAAACGACAAACTAGAGACTGCTGTTAATCTTGCCTGGACGGCCGGCAGCAACGGCACTCGCTTTGGAATTGCTGCCAAATACCAGTTAGACTCCAGTGCCTCCATATCA GCTAAGGTGAATAATGCCAGCTTGGTAGGAATTGGATACACCCAGACTCTCCGGCCTG GTATGAAACTAGTCCTCTCGGCACTGGTGGATGGGAAGAGCATCAATGCTGGTGGTCACAAACTTGGTCTGGGCCTAGAGTTGGAGGCATAA
- the LOC114547960 gene encoding voltage-dependent anion-selective channel protein 2 isoform X2 produces MAVPPTYADLGKSAKDIFNKGYGFGLVKLDVKTKSSSGVEFKTSGSSNVDTSKVTGTLETKYKWAEYGLTFSEKWTTENTLGTEICVEDQITKGLKLTFDTTFSPNTGKKSGKVKTAYKREYLNVGADVDLDFAGPTIHGAAVAGYDGWLAGYQMTFDSAKSKMTQSNFAVGYKTGDFQLHTNVNDGSEFSGSIYQKVNDKLETAVNLAWTAGSNGTRFGIAAKYQLDSSASISAKVNNASLVGIGYTQTLRPGMKLVLSALVDGKSINAGGHKLGLGLELEA; encoded by the exons ATGGCAGTTCCTCCAACATATGCAGACCTTGGAAAATCAGCAAAGGACATCTTCAATAAGGGATATG GTTTTGGACTGGTTAAGCTTGATGTCAAGACAAAGTCTTCAAGTGGAGTG GAGTTTAAAACGTCCGGCTCATCCAACGTAGACACCAGCAAGGTCACCGGAACCCTGGAAACCAAGTACAAGTGGGCTGAGTATGGGCTGACCTTCTCAGAGAAGTGGACCACGGAAAACACACTTGGAACTGAAATTTGTGTTGAGGATCAG ATCACCAAAGGGCTGAAACTTACTTTTGACACTACATTTTCACCAAATACTGG CAAGAAGAGCGGCAAGGTCAAGACTGCTTACAAAAGGGAATACCTTAATGTTGGTGCTGATGTAGATTTAGATTTTGCTGGTCCTACGATCCATGGAGCAGCAGTGGCCGGCTACgatggctggctggctggctacCAGATGACTTTTGACTCAGCCAAATCAAAGATGACCCAGAGCAACTTTGCAGTTGGTTACAAGACTGGAGACTTCCAGCTCCACACCAATGT aaATGATGGTTCAGAGTTTAGTGGATCCATTTACCAGAAGGTAAACGACAAACTAGAGACTGCTGTTAATCTTGCCTGGACGGCCGGCAGCAACGGCACTCGCTTTGGAATTGCTGCCAAATACCAGTTAGACTCCAGTGCCTCCATATCA GCTAAGGTGAATAATGCCAGCTTGGTAGGAATTGGATACACCCAGACTCTCCGGCCTG GTATGAAACTAGTCCTCTCGGCACTGGTGGATGGGAAGAGCATCAATGCTGGTGGTCACAAACTTGGTCTGGGCCTAGAGTTGGAGGCATAA
- the LOC114547768 gene encoding sphingomyelin synthase-related protein 1 isoform X1 translates to MFLCLRTASTASTMLKIQIQQQSQEIPVGVDGSLLDQFLQSPFEREVMVDHEVPLQAGPDCLFNPTRPPLESFFERSHCHIIDLNSASLQSEEKAMTQLSVRRWTPKHVAKWLREEGFCDYVDLLCNKHRLDGTSLLALSEYDLRSPPLELKVLGDIKRLMVSIRKLQKQNIDVLEELGLPFDGSPTGTGGSLDWLCNGESGRDCDSTDTAPVGEEYHQYTNGKYKLQTRRLDPEYWKTVLSTIYVVFVFGFTSFVMVIVHERVPDMRTYPPLPDIFLDSVPRIPWAFAMAEACGVILCNIWLLVLLLHKHRSILLRRMCSLMGTVFMLRCITMFVTSLSVPGQHLQCSGKMYGDMWAKLQRAVAIWSGFGMTLTGVHTCGDYMFSGHTVVITLLNFFVTEYTPRSWNFIHTLSWVLNLFGIFFILAAHEHYSIDVFIAFYITTRLFLYYHTLANTRAYQQSRRARIWFPMFSFFESNVNGPVPNEYSWPLSRPAVMRRLIG, encoded by the exons ATGTTTCTGTGCCTGCGAACAGCCTCCACAGCCTCTACGATG CTGAAGATCCAGATCCAACAGCAAAGCCAGGAAATTCCTGTTGGGGTAGATGGCTCTCTTCTCGATCAATTTCTGCAAAGCCCGTTTGAGCGTGAGGTGATGGTAGATCATGAG GTCCCTTTGCAGGCTGGGCCCGACTGTCTCTTTAATCCAACTCGTCCTCCGCTTGAAAGCTTCTTTGAAAGGAGCCATTGTCACATTATAGACTTAAATTCTGCAAG CCTTCAGAGTGAGGAAAAGGCAATGACCCAACTGAGTGTCCGTCGCTGGACGCCCAAGCATGTTGCCAAGTGGCTGAGGGAAGAGGGCTTCTGTGACTATGTGGACTTGCTATGCAACAAGCACCGACTGGATGGCACCAGCCTGCTCGCCCTCAGCGAGTATGACCTCCGCTCACCACCTCTGGAGCTCAAGGTGCTGGGGGACATCAAGCGGCTGATGGTGTCCATCCGCAAACTACAGAAACAGAACATTGATGTGTTGGAGGAGCTGGGTCTTCCCTTTGATGGCTCTCCCACAGGCACCGGAGGCAGTTTGGACTGGCTGTGTAATGGAGAGTCAGGCAGAGACTGTGACAGCACTGACACCGCACCAGTGGGAGAGGAGTATCACCAGTACACTAATGGGAAGTACAAGCTGCAGACGAGGCGCCTGGATCCAGAGTACTGGAAGACAGTGCTAAGCACCATCTATGTGGTATTTGTGTTTGGGTTCACGTCCTTCGTCATGGTTATAGTGCATGAGAGGGTGCCTGACATGCGAACATACCCTCCGCTGCCAGATATATTCCTAGACAG TGTGCCTAGAATACCATGGGCCTTTGCCATGGCAGAAGCATGTGGAGTGATCCTCTGTAATATCTGGTTGCTGGTTCTGCTGCTTCATAAACACAG GTCTATCCTTTTGCGGCGCATGTGCAGCCTCATGGGGACGGTGTTCATGCTGCGCTGTATCACCATGTTTGTCACCTCCCTGTCTGTGCCAGGACAGCACCTGCAATGCTCAGGAAAG ATGTATGGTGACATGTGGGCCAAACTGCAGCGAGCTGTGGCCATCTGGAGCGGTTTTGGGATGACCCTGACAGGAGTGCATACATGTGGTGACTACATGTTCAGCGGCCACACTGTGGTCATTACCTTGCTCAACTTCTTTGTCACAGAGT ACACCCCACGAAGCTGGAACTTCATTCACACGTTGTCCTGGGTCTTGAATCTCTTCGGCATCTTCTTCATTTTGGCTGCACATGAACACTACTCGATTGACGTCTTCATAGCGTTCTACATCACTACCAGACTCTTCTTGTACTACCACACTCTAGCCAACACCCGGGCCTACCAGCAGAGTCGACGAGCTCGCATCTGGTTCCCCATGTTCTCCTTCTTTGAGAGCAATGTCAACGGGCCCGTCCCCAACGAGTACAGTTGGCCTCTCTCTAGACCTGCTGTGATGAGGAGGCTTATTGGATAA
- the LOC114547768 gene encoding sphingomyelin synthase-related protein 1 isoform X3, which translates to MTQLSVRRWTPKHVAKWLREEGFCDYVDLLCNKHRLDGTSLLALSEYDLRSPPLELKVLGDIKRLMVSIRKLQKQNIDVLEELGLPFDGSPTGTGGSLDWLCNGESGRDCDSTDTAPVGEEYHQYTNGKYKLQTRRLDPEYWKTVLSTIYVVFVFGFTSFVMVIVHERVPDMRTYPPLPDIFLDSVPRIPWAFAMAEACGVILCNIWLLVLLLHKHRSILLRRMCSLMGTVFMLRCITMFVTSLSVPGQHLQCSGKMYGDMWAKLQRAVAIWSGFGMTLTGVHTCGDYMFSGHTVVITLLNFFVTEYTPRSWNFIHTLSWVLNLFGIFFILAAHEHYSIDVFIAFYITTRLFLYYHTLANTRAYQQSRRARIWFPMFSFFESNVNGPVPNEYSWPLSRPAVMRRLIG; encoded by the exons ATGACCCAACTGAGTGTCCGTCGCTGGACGCCCAAGCATGTTGCCAAGTGGCTGAGGGAAGAGGGCTTCTGTGACTATGTGGACTTGCTATGCAACAAGCACCGACTGGATGGCACCAGCCTGCTCGCCCTCAGCGAGTATGACCTCCGCTCACCACCTCTGGAGCTCAAGGTGCTGGGGGACATCAAGCGGCTGATGGTGTCCATCCGCAAACTACAGAAACAGAACATTGATGTGTTGGAGGAGCTGGGTCTTCCCTTTGATGGCTCTCCCACAGGCACCGGAGGCAGTTTGGACTGGCTGTGTAATGGAGAGTCAGGCAGAGACTGTGACAGCACTGACACCGCACCAGTGGGAGAGGAGTATCACCAGTACACTAATGGGAAGTACAAGCTGCAGACGAGGCGCCTGGATCCAGAGTACTGGAAGACAGTGCTAAGCACCATCTATGTGGTATTTGTGTTTGGGTTCACGTCCTTCGTCATGGTTATAGTGCATGAGAGGGTGCCTGACATGCGAACATACCCTCCGCTGCCAGATATATTCCTAGACAG TGTGCCTAGAATACCATGGGCCTTTGCCATGGCAGAAGCATGTGGAGTGATCCTCTGTAATATCTGGTTGCTGGTTCTGCTGCTTCATAAACACAG GTCTATCCTTTTGCGGCGCATGTGCAGCCTCATGGGGACGGTGTTCATGCTGCGCTGTATCACCATGTTTGTCACCTCCCTGTCTGTGCCAGGACAGCACCTGCAATGCTCAGGAAAG ATGTATGGTGACATGTGGGCCAAACTGCAGCGAGCTGTGGCCATCTGGAGCGGTTTTGGGATGACCCTGACAGGAGTGCATACATGTGGTGACTACATGTTCAGCGGCCACACTGTGGTCATTACCTTGCTCAACTTCTTTGTCACAGAGT ACACCCCACGAAGCTGGAACTTCATTCACACGTTGTCCTGGGTCTTGAATCTCTTCGGCATCTTCTTCATTTTGGCTGCACATGAACACTACTCGATTGACGTCTTCATAGCGTTCTACATCACTACCAGACTCTTCTTGTACTACCACACTCTAGCCAACACCCGGGCCTACCAGCAGAGTCGACGAGCTCGCATCTGGTTCCCCATGTTCTCCTTCTTTGAGAGCAATGTCAACGGGCCCGTCCCCAACGAGTACAGTTGGCCTCTCTCTAGACCTGCTGTGATGAGGAGGCTTATTGGATAA
- the LOC114547768 gene encoding sphingomyelin synthase-related protein 1 isoform X2 → MFLCLRTASTASTMLKIQIQQQSQEIPVGVDGSLLDQFLQSPFEREVMVDHEAGPDCLFNPTRPPLESFFERSHCHIIDLNSASLQSEEKAMTQLSVRRWTPKHVAKWLREEGFCDYVDLLCNKHRLDGTSLLALSEYDLRSPPLELKVLGDIKRLMVSIRKLQKQNIDVLEELGLPFDGSPTGTGGSLDWLCNGESGRDCDSTDTAPVGEEYHQYTNGKYKLQTRRLDPEYWKTVLSTIYVVFVFGFTSFVMVIVHERVPDMRTYPPLPDIFLDSVPRIPWAFAMAEACGVILCNIWLLVLLLHKHRSILLRRMCSLMGTVFMLRCITMFVTSLSVPGQHLQCSGKMYGDMWAKLQRAVAIWSGFGMTLTGVHTCGDYMFSGHTVVITLLNFFVTEYTPRSWNFIHTLSWVLNLFGIFFILAAHEHYSIDVFIAFYITTRLFLYYHTLANTRAYQQSRRARIWFPMFSFFESNVNGPVPNEYSWPLSRPAVMRRLIG, encoded by the exons ATGTTTCTGTGCCTGCGAACAGCCTCCACAGCCTCTACGATG CTGAAGATCCAGATCCAACAGCAAAGCCAGGAAATTCCTGTTGGGGTAGATGGCTCTCTTCTCGATCAATTTCTGCAAAGCCCGTTTGAGCGTGAGGTGATGGTAGATCATGAG GCTGGGCCCGACTGTCTCTTTAATCCAACTCGTCCTCCGCTTGAAAGCTTCTTTGAAAGGAGCCATTGTCACATTATAGACTTAAATTCTGCAAG CCTTCAGAGTGAGGAAAAGGCAATGACCCAACTGAGTGTCCGTCGCTGGACGCCCAAGCATGTTGCCAAGTGGCTGAGGGAAGAGGGCTTCTGTGACTATGTGGACTTGCTATGCAACAAGCACCGACTGGATGGCACCAGCCTGCTCGCCCTCAGCGAGTATGACCTCCGCTCACCACCTCTGGAGCTCAAGGTGCTGGGGGACATCAAGCGGCTGATGGTGTCCATCCGCAAACTACAGAAACAGAACATTGATGTGTTGGAGGAGCTGGGTCTTCCCTTTGATGGCTCTCCCACAGGCACCGGAGGCAGTTTGGACTGGCTGTGTAATGGAGAGTCAGGCAGAGACTGTGACAGCACTGACACCGCACCAGTGGGAGAGGAGTATCACCAGTACACTAATGGGAAGTACAAGCTGCAGACGAGGCGCCTGGATCCAGAGTACTGGAAGACAGTGCTAAGCACCATCTATGTGGTATTTGTGTTTGGGTTCACGTCCTTCGTCATGGTTATAGTGCATGAGAGGGTGCCTGACATGCGAACATACCCTCCGCTGCCAGATATATTCCTAGACAG TGTGCCTAGAATACCATGGGCCTTTGCCATGGCAGAAGCATGTGGAGTGATCCTCTGTAATATCTGGTTGCTGGTTCTGCTGCTTCATAAACACAG GTCTATCCTTTTGCGGCGCATGTGCAGCCTCATGGGGACGGTGTTCATGCTGCGCTGTATCACCATGTTTGTCACCTCCCTGTCTGTGCCAGGACAGCACCTGCAATGCTCAGGAAAG ATGTATGGTGACATGTGGGCCAAACTGCAGCGAGCTGTGGCCATCTGGAGCGGTTTTGGGATGACCCTGACAGGAGTGCATACATGTGGTGACTACATGTTCAGCGGCCACACTGTGGTCATTACCTTGCTCAACTTCTTTGTCACAGAGT ACACCCCACGAAGCTGGAACTTCATTCACACGTTGTCCTGGGTCTTGAATCTCTTCGGCATCTTCTTCATTTTGGCTGCACATGAACACTACTCGATTGACGTCTTCATAGCGTTCTACATCACTACCAGACTCTTCTTGTACTACCACACTCTAGCCAACACCCGGGCCTACCAGCAGAGTCGACGAGCTCGCATCTGGTTCCCCATGTTCTCCTTCTTTGAGAGCAATGTCAACGGGCCCGTCCCCAACGAGTACAGTTGGCCTCTCTCTAGACCTGCTGTGATGAGGAGGCTTATTGGATAA
- the LOC114547770 gene encoding dual specificity protein phosphatase 13 encodes MVIVKPQQKLKNKCWRKKSYKWVVSELCKQLQRFIQSSMNNLPESKAVSPATPSVKDLVKVLYGGKRFGNHVNEVWPNLFIGDMSVANDRYSLWKLGITHVLNVAHGSTHCQGSHDFYGSTVDYYGVPADDSPYFDLSRYFFPSAEYIQSALDMAGARVLVHCAVGVSRSASLVLAYLMIHQHYTLLEAINKVKEHRWIFPNKGFLKQLRALDMKLRKTS; translated from the exons ATGGTTATAGTAAAGCCTCAACAgaagttgaaaaataaatgttggaggaaaaagtcatacaaatgGGTAGTTTCAGAGTTATGTAAGCAACTACAAAGATTCATCCAGTCATCTATGAACAATCTACCGGAAAGTAAAGCAGTTTCTCCTGCCACTCCATCTGTCAAAGACTTGGTGAAGGTTTTGTATGGAGGAAAAAGATTTGGTAATCATGTGAATGAAGTTTGGCCTAACCTATTCATCGGTGACAT GTCAGTGGCCAATGATCGCTACAGTCTGTGGAAGCTGGGAATCACTCATGTTCTGAATGTAGCTCATGGGAGCACGCACTGTCAGGGGAGTCATGACTTCTATGGCTCCACTGTGGATTATTATGGAGTGCCTGCAGATGACTCACCGTACTTTGACCTCTCTCGCTACTTCTTTCCCTCTGCTGAGTATATTCAGAGTGCACTTGACATGGCTGGTG CTCGGGTTTTAGTCCACTGTGCAGTTGGAGTGAGCAGGTCCGCCTCCCTCGTCCTAGCCTACCTAATGATCCACCAGCATTACACCCTGCTAGAGGCTATCAATAAGGTCAAAGAGCACAGATGGATTTTCCCAAACAAAGGGTTTCTCAAACAGCTTCGTGCTTTGGATATGAAACTACGCAAGACATCATGA
- the LOC114547771 gene encoding dual specificity phosphatase DUPD1, which produces MPRGLSCLASPEGADGRYETPPASELQRLMWTKKGTSNHLDMVQPRIYIGDMYAAKDKRTLQAHHITHVLNAADGKFNVNTGPSFYRDTQITYHGVEAFDMPSFNLSPFFYPAANFIKNALSLPTGKVFVHCAMGLSRSSTLVLAYLMIYENMTLVDAIKAVSANRNISPNNGFLEQLRELDMKLHCQGSSRSWSANGQT; this is translated from the exons ATGCCCAGAGGCCTCAGCTGCTTGGCGAGCCCTGAGGGGGCAGACGGCAGGTATGAGACCCCCCCGGCTTCAGAGCTCCAGAGGCTAATGTGGACAAAGAAAGGGACCAGCAACCATCTGGATATGGTTCAGCCCAGGATCTACATTGGAGACAT gtATGCAGCCAAAGACAAGAGGACACTCCAGGCTCACCACATCACCCATGTACTTAACGCTGCTGATGGGAAGTTCAACGTGAACACGGGCCCCAGCTTCTACCGTGACACCCAAATCACTTATCATGGAGTGGAAGCTTTTGACATGCCATCCTTTAACTTGAGTCCCTTCTTTTACCCAGCAGCCAATTTTATCAAGAACGCTTTGAGCTTGCCCACAG GTAAAGTGTTTGTCCATTGTGCGATGGGTCTCAGCCGCTCGTCCACCTTGGTTCTGGCCTACTTGATGATCTACGAGAACATGACACTGGTGGACGCCATCAAAGCTGTCAGCGCCAACAGGAACATCTCACCTAACAATGGTTTCCTGGAGCAGCTCAGAGAGCTGGACATGAAGCTGCACTGCCAGGGATCATCCAGGAGCTGGAGTGCCAACGGGCAGACTTGA
- the dusp29 gene encoding dual specificity phosphatase 29: protein MSKQENEGLQSLANKSYVKGSHSEKMASHKSKTGTKINVTKAAEEFSPVDEYVTPGGYELEKILNHGSVVYTHVNEVWPNVYIGDEQTAKDKYNLKKLGITHILNAAEGTWNNVDTGAGYYTDMDVVYYGVVAEDVTTFNLSQYFFSAARFIEETLSNPKNKLLVHCVMGRSRSATLFLAYLMICENMTVVDAIEHVKKRRRIIPNWGFLKQLRELDMQLLEKREEGTEKS, encoded by the exons ATGTCCAAGCAGGAAAACGAAGGACTTCAATCTCTTG CTAATAAATCATATGTGAAAGGAAGCCACAGCGAGAAAATGGCTTCTCACAAGTCAAAgactggcaccaagataaatgttACAAAGGCAGCAGAGGAATTCAGTCCAGTGGATGAATATGTCACACCTGGAGGCTATGAGCTGGAGAAAATCCTAAACCATGGGAGTGTGGTTTACACACATGTCAACGAGGTCTGGCCTAACGTCTACATCGGGGATGA GCAGACTGCAAAGGACAAGTATAATCTGAAGAAATTGGGGATTACGCACATCTTGAATGCAGCAGAGGGGACGTGGAACAACGTGGACACCGGAGCTGGTTACTACACTGACATGGACGTCGTCTACTACGGCGTGGTAGCAGAAGACGTCACAACATTTAACCTTAGCCAGTATTTCTTCTCTGCTGCCCGGTTTATAGAAGAAACATTGAGCAACCCTAAGA ATAAACTGCTGGTGCACTGTGTGATGGGAAGGAGTCGGTCTGCCACACTTTTCCTCGCTTACCTCATGATCTGTGAGAACATGACGGTGGTCGACGCCATTGAGCACGTGAAGAAACGCAGGAGGATCATCCCCAACTGGGGCTTCCTGAAACAGCTGAGAGAGCTGGACATGCAGCTCCTGGAGAAAAGGGAAGAGGGTACAGAGAAGAGCTGA